The window TTCAATACAAAGTAATGTTTCAATAGAAGCAACAATTGCAATGGTAGCTCCTACAATCCATACTTTAAGATTGGTGAAGCCATTAAGATCAGGTGTTGTAATCAGATTTTTAAAATCATCAAGGGTCTGCGGAACCGGCAATGAAACCAAATGCTGAGTCTGAATGGCCAGAGCGCTGCCAGACATCTTGAAAAGCTGGTTCACAAGGATGCTTACCATTACGGCAACCAAAGCGCCTGGAAGCATTTTCATCCTTTTCAGTACGTGGATTTTATCCCATGCAATAAGAATGGCTACAGAAATCAGCGTAATAACGATAGCTCCCGGATGGATCGCTCCCAATAATTCTGTAAAATATCCGAAATTCAGGCCGTTATCAAAGATAGATTCATGCCCTTCATAATCTTTATCAAATCCTAATGCGTGCGGAATTTGTTTTAAGATAATAATAATTCCGATGGCAGCAAGCATTCCCTCAATCACGTTATTCGGGAAATAATTGGAAATACTTCCGGCTCTTACAAATCCTAAAACCAACTGAATAAGTCCTGCAATGATCCCTGCACAAAGGAAAAGCTCAAATGCGCCAAGATCTGTTATTGCGGTTAAAACTATAGCCGTTAAACCCGCAGCGGGTCCGGAAACTGAAATATTTGAATTACTGATTGTTCCTACTACCAGGCCGCCTACAATACCGGCAATAATACCGGATAATGGGGGAGCACCTGATGCTAAAGCAATTCCTAAACACAACGGAAGTGCTACTAAAAATACCACGAGTCCTGAAGGAAAGTTTTCCTTGATTCCTCCTATTAATGATGTCTTTTTCATAATGTGAAGCTGTAAGATATAACCGGCTTATTTGTTTTTTAAATAAGTCAATTATAAAAAATGGAAAAAATTAATTTTAAGTACGTAGCTGTCCGATATCACAGAATGATATGGAAATGGTATCAAAAAAATCTAACTATAGGAGTTACGCTTCCGGAGGGGGAGAAAATATGGTAAGTAGAGGTGAAAGATGAAAAGAATCATCAATCAGTACAAAAGACACACCCTGAACGTCAGGTTCGGAAAACTTCAGATAATCGAATACATCTAAAGGTTTCGGGAGGGTCTTTTCGTAAACAATAAATGAGGATGGGTGAGAATGTGGCTCTTCTTCATTGATTATGATATTCGTTCTCGCAATATCCCAGCCCGCTACCGCAGCTATGCTTGGCAGCGCTGTAAAATTCAGAAAAAACGTTAATACAATAATACTCCAGAATTTCATGTTACATTCTTTTTAGAAAAACTATTTGGTCTTTCTGCTCATTACCCAATCAGAACCTGTAAGGTTATAAATCTTTTGGATGTCTTTCAGGATTTTCTCAAAATCAATCTCCAGATCAATAATTTTACCTGTTCTGAGGTCAAATACCCAGCCGTGTACAATAGGACGCTCTTCAAGGATATACCTTTCCTGTACGCAGGCCATTTTAATAACGTTGATGCACTGCTCCTGAACATTAAGCTCCACAAGTCTGTCATAACGTTGGTTTTCGTCCTGAATAGAATCCAGCTCTGCCTGATGCAGTCTGTAAACATCACGAATATTTCTCAGCCATGGATTTAATAACCCAAGATCCTGAGGAGTCATCGCTGCTTTTACCCCGCCACAGTTGTAATGTCCGCAAACAATAATGTGGTTTACTTTCAGATGTTCTACAGCATATTGTATAACCGCTGTGGAGCTCATATCTAAAGTATTCACAACATTGGCAATGTTTCTGTGAACAAATACTTCTCCAGGTTTTGCCCCCATCAGTTCTTCTGCAGTAGCCCTGCTGTCCGAGCATCCTATGTAAAGGAATTCCGGATGCTGAGTTTTTGCAAGTTCCTGAAAGAAGTTTGGATCTTCAGCTACTTTGGACGCTACCCATTTTTTGTTGTTTTCGAAAATAACCTCGTACGATTGTGACATAATTTTAAATGATTAAAGTTTATAATTATTTATTTCGTTTAAATTATTTTCAAAATCAATAGATCAAATCAATAATCATACAAAAATATACTTTTTGTTAAAGATTCAAACACTTTTAACAAAGTTTAATATTAAAATATGCTTAAAATCATATGTAACATTCCAATATATTGTGTATTGGATATACTAATTTAGCTTCCAGTTAGAGTTAAGCATAAAACCTTAATTTTAACGTATGAAACAAGGGCGAAAAATCTATGATCCGGCTTTTAAAAAACAAGCAGTTCAATTGAGCTATGAGCGATCTAATATTTCGGAACTGGCAAGAGAGCTGGGTATTGAAGTAACGATGCTTTACAAATGGAGAAAAGATTATCAGGAATTCGGAGAAAAGAGTTTTCCTGGGAAGGGTAATCTCAAACAAACTCCAGAGCAGGAAAAAATTCATGAATTAGAAAAAAGACTTAGAGATGCAGAGCTTGAGCGTGATATATTAAAAAAAGCAATCGCCATTTTTTCCAAGAGCGGTCGATGAAATACGAGTTCATTAAGAATCATGAATCTTTATTTCCGATTGAAAAAATGTGCAGTGTTTTAAAAGTAAGCTACAGTAGTTATTATAAATGGAAAGCAAGACCTCTTTCTAATAGAGAGAGACGAAAAAGAGAGATAAAAAAACAAATAACATCTATTTATTTTGCATCAAAGCAACGCTATGGAAGTCCCAGAATTACTGTAGAATTAGACTCATCAGGTTTTAAGACCTCCAGAATAACGGTTGCAAAATATATGAAAGAGCTTGGTTTAAGAAGTAAATTAAGCAGAAAATTTAGAGTAACAACAGATTCAAAACACAATTATTTGATTGCAGAGAACATCCTGAATAGAAACTTTTTGGTTGGCAGTCCATCCCAAGCTTGGGTCTCTGACATCACTTATCTCCAAACCAAAGATGGATTTTTATACCTGACAGCAATTATAGATTTGTTTGATCGAAAAGTAATTGGTTGGAGCTTAAGTACTGGGATGAGTACCACGGAGACAAGTTTAGCTGCCTGGAAAATGGCTGTCAAAAATAGAAAAGCGGACAGTAAATTAATTTTTCACTCAGACAGAGGTGTTCAGTATGCAAGTAAAAAATTCACAAATACTCTTGCTTTTTATGGAGTAAAAAGGAGTATGAGCAGAAAAGGGAATTGTTGGGATAACGCAGTGGCTGAAAGCTTCTTCAAGTCATTGAAAACAGAACTAATTTACGGAAACAAGCTTATCACAAGAGAACAGATGGAACTTGAAATTTTTGAATATATTGAAATATGGTACAATAAAAAAAGAAGGCACAGTACCCTGAATTATCAAACAATAGAAGAATTTAACAATCAAAATAAAATTTACAAAAATGTAGCTTAACTTATACTGGAAATTTTATTTGCATATCCAATTTGTATTTATTTTCTGGGCGGTTAAGGTCAATTTTAAAAATAGCCTTTCTTTTTCGGGTAATCTGCTGAACATCAAATGATGTATTGCCTGAAAAGACTGTCATTCTTTGAGATCAAAAATTCTGTACCGTTTCAAAAAAACTTTGAAAGATAAAATTCATGATGCAAACCTGTTTCTTCCGTTTAGAATTTCGGGTATAACAGAGGATGTCACTATAAAATTGAGGGAGCAGGTAAAGAACTGGAAAAGTAAGAAAGTATATTTTTCATCAAAGATTATTTTTAAATTAATAACAGGCCCGGGTTGTGTTTTTAAGATTAAGCGGTTTTTTCAGAACAAGCTGCATTGAAGAACTGGTGCTGTCCGTATTGTAAAAATATAATATTTTTCACAAAAGACGATGATTGTATCATGATTTCACAATTAAACAATGCATTTTTTGCAAAGGTATATGAAATTACCGATACCTACAAGTAGAAATTTTACTATAAGTACTGGATTTACTACACTTTACGGTTAATATACTCCCTTGTAGCATTGTCTGTAGGAATGATTTTTGCCGGATTTCCTATAACTACAGAATTGGAAGGAACATCAAAGTTGACATAAGAATTAGGAACAATCAATACATTATTTCCGATTGTGATTGCGCCCACAATAACTGCATTGGTGCCTATCCATACTTCATTCCCGATAACAGGTGATCCTTCATTTTTTCCGCGGTTTTGCTGGCCGATCGTTACACCCTGTGCAATATTGCAGTTCTTACCAATGATTGTTTGGGGGTTAATGACAAGGCTTCCCCAGTGTCCCAGGTAAAAGCCTTCTCCAATCTGGGTTTCCGGATAAATCTGAAATCCGTACTTAATCTGATAATGTCTTAAAACAATTCTCCAGAAAGTATTCATGCCCGGTGTCTTCCGGTATTTTTGAGCCATCCTCAGTACATAGACAAAATGAAGATTAGGATTAATGCACTTCTTCCAGATCTGAAATGTAGAAAGCCATTTCCCGCTTTCCCTATAAAAGTCTTTTTGAATGATAGAATAATCAGCCATTGTCAGTGTATTTTATACTTCATCAATTATTTTCTGAAGGTGCTCCACAGATTTCTCCAATACAAACGGAAGTTCTGTTTGGGAGATCTGTTTTTTATACTCTTCAGTGATATTTTTATCTGTAAGAAATTTTTTCATTCCTTCATATATGCCTTCTTCGGAATTCTCGGTAATATTTCCCAGTTTTCCGTCCTGAAGAAGGTCTCTGATCCCGGAAATATCCGTAGCAGAAATAGGTTTGTTAAGAATAAGCGCTTCAGCTATGATTGTAGGGAATCCCTCGTGCCTTGAAGACATAATATAGAAGTCTGCCTTTTTCATATAAGGATAGGGATTGCTGCTAAAGCCAAGCATTTTTGCTGTATCCTGAAGACCCAATGTATGGAGCTGGTTCTGAATAGTATCAAAATCATATCCGTCACCAATGATCAGAAGCTGATGTTTTAGTCCTTCATCAATAAGCTTTTTATGAACATTCAGTAATCTGTCATAGCCTTTCTGGGGATATACAGTTCCTACCGTTACAAAAGTAGGAAGATCATTTTTGAAAGGATAATCATTCACATCAATGTCAGCTTTTCTCAGTGTATCATTCCTATCAATCGGGTTAAAAATCTTAATCACTGAGGCTTTTTCCGCTTCGTTTTTAGCCAGCTTGTGCATTCCTTCCTGAAGCTTATTAGAAATGACAAGAATTTTGTCAAACTTAAAGAATTGTCTGATCACTTCCGGAGTGTACTCTTTTAAATTGAAAATATCATTCTGTACCCAGATGATTTTTTTGGAATCTTTTTGGGGACTGGAGAGTATTTCCTGATGCATGGCATGGATGGCTGCAATCTCTACATCATATTTTTTATTTTTTAAAACAAATTTATAAAGCAGGGAAGGGAACCAAAGAAACATTTTCTGATAAAGAACCCTGTAAGCTTTTACAGGAATGTCCTGAGGCCTGTTGGTAGTGATCATTTCTCCTTTTGTAAGGTAATATAACGTTACCCAGGACGGAACCTCTTTAAGGTACAGTCCGGAATAGAGATTCACCAGAAGGTCAACTTCATACTTGTCAGAAGGAAGATTTTTCAGAAAGTTGATTAATACCTTTTCGGCACCACCATGACGTAAGGAACCTATACGAATGAGGAGTTTCTTCTTTTTCAAATTTGTTTTTTTGTGTGTTTATAATTACAGTGGCAAATTTATTTAATTTTTCTCGCTTTTTTGTATTTATGGGGCAGATTTTCTTTGATGTAAGCATCAAGCTTCTTTCTGTCTTTTTCCAGTTCGCGAGGATATTCCGGATTATTTTTTAATACAATATCTCCGTAATCTTCTATTGTACACAGAAACTGTGCCGGATTTCCTATAAACACCGTATTGGGAGGCATAGACTGGGATAATACAGAATTGGCACCTAAAATACAGTTGTCCCCAATTTGTACATCCTGCATAATAACAGCGTTCAGGCCAATGGTACAGTTGTTTCCGATTTTTATTCTTCCAAGGATTCTTGCATCTTCATATCCGGGAAGTTTCCTAAGAAGGGTTGTTGTTCCGCCATGATTCACAAATCTAACATCTCCGGCAATATTTACATTGTCACCAATTTCGATAAGGTAGGGCTCCGTTCCGAAATATACTTTATCAGGCATATTGAAATTCTTACCTACTTTCATCCCTCTGTATTTTGCTGCTTCAAGACTGCACTTATTCAAAAAAGAATGATAAAGAGCATCTATTTTTAAGAAAATTCTGAATATAAAAATCATCACAAGTGTAAATTTGTTTTCGTTATTTTTGCAAAGAAAATGAATTTATTAATATGATGAAAATTTCAAAAATAGAATATTACCTTCCTCAGCAAGTGCTGACTAATGAGGATCTTGAGAAATTGTTCCCGGAATGGAGTTCCGAACGGATCCAGGAAAAAGTAGGTATTTCCCAACGCCATATATCTTCTGATAATGAAACGGTACTGGATATGGCTGTACAATCTTCGGAAAAGATTTTTGAAAACTATGACCGGAATAAAATTGATTTTATTTTGTTCTGTACTCAAAGTCCCGAATATTTTCTACCTACAACGGCCTGTATTTTGCAGGACAGACTGGGGCTTAGAAAAAATATCGGAGCTATAGATTTTAATCTTGGCTGTTCAGGATTTGTATATGGGCTGGCATTTGCTAAAGGATTGATTTCTGCGGGAATTGCAAAGAGTATTCTCCTGATTACTTCAGAAACCTATAGCAAACATATTCATCCTGATGATAAAGGAAACCGGAGTATATTCGGGGATGCCTCTGCTTCGGCAATTATTGAAAAATCAGAAGGTAATGACTATCAGTTTTGCCTGGGAACAGATGGAAGCGGTGCCGAAAATCTTATGGTAAAGCAGGGAGCCTTCAAAAAAGATTTTGAACTGAACCCGGAACATGAGTTCAGTCCTGAAAATATTTATATGAATGGCCCTGAGATTTTTAATTTTACCATTGAAAATATTCCGGGATTGGTAAAAGAAACCCTGGAGGTAAACGGAATGACGATGGATGATATTGATCATTTTGTATTTCACCAGGCCAATTCTTTTATGCTGAATTATTTAAGAAAGAAAACAAAAATTCCGGCAGAAAAGTTTTATATTGATATGGAAAATACCGGTAATACCGTTTCGGCAACCATTCCTATTGCCCTTAAAAATATGATGGATACAGGGATGCTGAAAGCCGGTGATAAAGTCTTAATGGCCGGATTCGGCGTAGGGTACTCGTGGGGAGCCACTATTATGGAAATATAAAATAACAAACATTATAAAATTATACAATATGAAAACATCCGTTTTTTTAGAAAAACTGCAGGAAGAGCTGGAGGAAGATAACACATTAACTACTGAAACGAATTTAAAAGCCCTGGAAAGCTATGACTCTATCAGCCTGCTTTCCGTTATAGCATTTGTAGATGAAAATTTTAACAAAAAAGTGGATACAAAGCATTTTAAAGATATCGAAACCGTTTCAGACCTGATGAATGTTATAGGAAAAGAAAATTTTGAAGATTAATGGATGCTTTCTCATTAAAAAATAAAATTATTCTCATTACAGGCGCTTCTTCCGGAATCGGGAGAAGCTGTTCTGTAGAATGCAGCAGAAGTGGTGCAGATCTTATTCTCGTGGGAAGAAACCATGATGAACTGATGAAAACTGTCTCTATGCTGAATCCTGAAACAAAAGTGGAAATCATCACGGAAGATATTACCCAATCTGAAAATCTTGAAGCGGTTATTGCCAGAAAGGTTTCGGCTTTAGGTAAAATATCAGGATTTATACACTGTGCCGGTATCGAGAAAACGCTGCCGCTAAAAAAGCACAATCCTCAGCTGTATCAAGATATTTTTGCCGTTAACGTCATTGCCTGACTGGAAATTGCAAAAGTTTTATCTTTAAAGAAATACAAAGAAGAGACGTCCAGCTTTGTATTTATTTCTTCCGTTGCGGGAATGGTAGGAGAGGCGGGAAAAGCCGCTTATTCTGCGAGTAAGGGAGCAGTTATTTCAGGAGCCCGTTCTTTGGCTGTGGAACTTTCCAGAAGCAATATCCGCGTTAACAGTATTAGCCCTGCAATGGTAAATACACCGATTCTGGAAAAGATGTTTGAAGATATTGGTGAAGATGCTTCATCAGAAATCATAAAAAAGCATCCGCTGGGAATAGGTGATCCTAAAGATGTAGCGAATGCCTGTATTTTTTTACTGTCTGATGCTTCAAAATGGGTTACAGGAACCAATCTTGTCATTGACGGAGGGTATTCCGCACAGTAATTATTGTTTGTGCAGTGTTTCTATAATGTTTTCTACCCTGTCAAATATTTTCTTATTGTCAAACTGACTTTCAATATTTCTGAGATTTTCTCTGATATGAAGAACAAGAGCAGGATCTGTAAGGAATGCTTTTATTCCTTTATACATCTCATCTATATCATAGCTGATGAGGTATCCTGTTTCTTTATCTTTGATCATCAGCCCCACATCTCCTACATTGGTGGCCACAATAGGCTTTTGAAGAATTAATGCTTCAGCAATGACCAAAGGCCATGCTTCAGATTCTGACGGAAGAACAAAATAATCCGCTTTTTTGATGTAAGGATAAGGATTCATCTGATTTCCTGCCAGGATGAATGTCTTATCTACATTATTTGCAGCAGCCTGCTCTTTCAGATTTTTCATTTCGCCACCATCCCCTATGACAATAATTGTATGGTGAAAACCGTCATTGATAAGCCTTGTATGCGCTTCAATAAGCTTATGGTATCCTTTTCTTGAATGAAGCCTTCCAATGGAAACAAAAACGGGTCCTTCAGGAAAATGATCAAGCTTTTCTTCTGCCTTGCGCTTAATTTCTTCAATAGGAATTGGATTGATGATCACGCTTTCAGCCGGATAATTCAGATCCGGATAATATTCATGCATCATATCTTTAATCTTATGAGAGCAATACACCATATGATCAAACCGCGGAAAACTCTTTAAAATGTTCGGAACCAAAGGCTGAAACTGAGGAACATTAATTTCAGAATGAAACCACCCGATTTTTTTCGAATGGGTATGCGTAGAGTTCAGAATGGCATCGTAATCCCTGTAATCCATCCCGATTTCGATATCAAAAGTATCATTGATGAGCCGGTCTGCAATAGCGGGGTTGTTTTTCAGTTTTCTCAGCTTCAATCTTCTCTTAACAAGCTGAAGTTTCTGCAAAATAGAATGGGTGGAAAAATCTTCCTTTCCATCCGTAAGATATATTTTTCTGATGTGTTCCGGAAGTTCATTACGTAATTTTCCCTGGTTGAGGGTAAGGCACACCGTCATTTCAAATTTATCCGGGTTGAGGTTGTTGAGAAGGCTCAACAATACTTTTTCTACCCCTCCCATTTCCATAGAGCGATGTCTGAACAAGATTTTTATTTTTTTTTCTGACATTATCCGAAGATTGATTGTAAAGTAATTTTTATTTTTTTCTTAATACGGAAAGGCAGCTGATGCTGATATTGCAGCAGGTCAAAGATCTCACCGGCTTCGGTATAATTCTCAGGAATTTTTTGACCGTTGATAGTGCTGAGGCCTCTCCGCTTCATTGTGTTGAAAATCACCTGAGCAAAATACTCATGGGATTTCTTTTTATTATCATTTTGGGAAATTCCTCCCTGGTGCGTTCTGTACAGGTAATTGGTATCATTAATAAACTGAACTTTCCCTTTTTCATACATTTTAAGATACAGATCCTGATCTTCACCGATTTTTAAATTAGGATTCATTTTTTCAGTCTGCTCATAAACCGATTTTCTGAAAGTTACAAAGTGGGCAATCTGAATCGGGAAATTAAAAAAATAAGGATCACCATTGGGGACCTGCATAGCAGATCTGAACGGAGAAATAGGCTTCAGATTCTCATCACAGGTCATAAACCTGGAATAGGTGAGAACTGTATCTTTTTTAGCCTGAAAGATTTCCATGCATTTTTGAATGGCTGTAGGTGTGATGGCGTCGTCAGGATCCAGAAATCCGCAGATATCTCCTTCTGCCAGCTCGATCAGTTTGCTTTTTGTGACTCCTACCCCGGAATTTTTTTCATTTTCAAAAAACCTGAACCGTTTATCATTTGCAATGATTTCCTGAACCATTTTCTTTTCACTTTCAGAAGAAGCATCATCTAAAATAACAGCTTCCCAGTCTGTATAGGTTTGCTGAAGTATACTTTCAAAACAGTCTTTGAAAAAAAGAGCGTTGTTATAATGTGCAATAAGAATAGAAAATTTCATTAATGTTCCTTGAATATTAAATCCTGACGATTGATTACTGTTGTGTTAGCCGGAATATCTTTGTGAATGGTGCATCCTGCGCCGATAATACAGTTGTCTCCTATAGTAACTCCTTTTAAGACCGTTACATTGCTTCCAAGCCAGCAGTTGCTTCCAATTTTGATAGGAGCGGTGGTAAATTCAGATGAGAAGAGCTTAAATTCCGGGTGAGACTGGTAGGCATGGTTATGGTCATACAGCTTTACATTTTCCCCGAATAAAGTATTGTTGCCTATGGAAATGCTGTCCAGGCAGTTGATGGAACAGAAGTTATTCATGAAAAAGTTATTCCCTATTTCCAGTGTGGCATTTTTTTCTACAAGAATGTGTACATAGTTTCTAAAACTAACAGCACTCCCTATTGTAACCTTTTTTAGATTTTCATGCAGGACGATGTGATCACCAGTCCCAAGCTTTATCCCCTTAAAAGAAACATGAGGGTGTTTTTTGAGACGGGAAATCTGGTTCCTCCGTTGAATTTTTGCTAAAATTTCATCAAGCATATTTCAATTTATTTTTCACATTTGTAGTAGACAAAGATACTTCGTTTTGCATACATTATAATAATAAATCTTATTTTTGTGCCTTAAAATTAACACTTTATATGAAATAAAACGGGTCTTTCAGCTTGGATACGGCCACGTTTTAATAATACAAAGCATTTTGCAATTCTGTGAAGATAAGTCAGATTACATTTACCCGGTTTGTGGCCGCTATGGCTATTGTTATTTCCCATTTCAATAAAGATCTGTTTTTGTATAAGATAGATTATATTTCCAATCTTTTTCTGAGGGCGAATGTAGGGGTTAGCTATTTCTTTATCCTTTCAGGGTTTATAATGATCATCGCGTATCATAAAAAAGATAAAATTGACTACCTGGAATTCTATAAAAACAGGTTTGCAAGGATTTATCCACTGTATATGCTGGGCCTGGTACTGTATTTTATGACGAGGTATGAGATGTACGACTGGTATAAGCTGGTTTTATATGCATTGGGAGTTCAAAGCTGGATACCGGGAGAAGCCATGATCCTGAATTTTCCGGGATGGTCTATTTCTGTAGAATTTTTCTTTTATCTGCTCTTTCCTTTTTTATACAATTATTTTTACGCTAAGAAAAATAAAACGATCTGGGTGTTTGCGGTCGGGCTTTGGCTGATAACTCAGGTGTTTTCTAATTTATATCCGGTGTATGGAGCTTATGAAGGACCTCACACGAAAAGTCATGAATTCTTGTATTATTTTCCTTTCTGGCATCTGAATGAATTTCTGATCGGGAATCTGGCAGGGATCTATTTTGTAAGAAATTATAAGGAAAGGAATTATGACCGGCAGGTTCTTTTTCTCTTTTTCCTGATTCTTGCTGCATTGATGTTTGTTCCGCTTTTCTATCACAACGGTTTGATGGCGCTGCTTTTTGTTCCTGCCATTATGATGATCTCGGCCAATAATGGGAGAATAAGTAAATTCTTTTCACTAAAACCGCTGGAATATCTGGGAGAAATAAGTTATGGGATATACATCACTCATATTCCTGTTCTTTATCTGGTAAGGGAATTTTTACAATGGCAGCAATATACTTTTAATATTGATATTGTATTTCTCATTTACATTATTGTGATGCTGTTCAGTTCTGCTGTCTTTTATCAGTGTATTGAAAAGCCTATGCGTGATCTTTTAAGAAAAATACCTTTTGAAAAGCGCTTAAAATAAATGTCCGGCTATTGAACTCAATATTGAGTTCAATAGCCGGACCGTATACTCATCTTTACAATGGTATCAGGAGAATAAGTCTTTTCTGAAATTGATATTGTACAATCCGGAACGTATGCTCTGATAATCTGTGAAGAGATATTTTGTAATCATTCCCCATTTTTTCAACAGAGGAGCATTCGCAATCTGAAAACTTCGGTAGACTCTTTTAATGTGAAGCTTAACATCGTCAGGAATGGTATTTTCATTTTCCGCCCAATGGTTTACTTCCTTCCAAAGGACAACTCTTGTTGAGGCAGGTTTTACTTCTCTTGCATCTATTTTGGTAATTCTGTTATTTTCATGAACCCCTCTTACAGCAACAGCTTTGTCAAGAATTCCCGGATATAAATTCAGATAGTAGGAGAGTCTGAACAGGAATTCTGTATCCTGATGAAGTCTTAAATGGGTTTTGAAGAAATACTCCATATTTTTCAAGGAGCTTTTCCGGATGGTTAGGGCATCAATGCTGAAAAGCCCGAAGGTTCCTCTCATATTAAGCTGCCCCGGAAATACATCCTTTGGATCATGTTTCTTGTAAACGGTAGTGAGACGGTCGCCAAAGACCTTATAATACTGTTCTTTTGCTTTTTCAGAATAATAATGTACCCCTATTGCACCATACACACCGTCTACCTCTTTATTGGGAAAAAGTTCTTTTTCTGCATCAAAACGGTTGGGCATATAATAATCATCAGCATCAAGAAAAGCAATAAAATCTCCTTCCGATTTTTCCATCCCGAGATTCCTGCTGGCTCCGGCTCCGTGGTTTCCTTTATCCGGATGCTGATAGAGCTTCACTCTGTCATATTTTTCAGCAAGTTCACGGCATACCTGAAGCGCATTGTCCGGAGATTTATCTTCCACCAATACCACTTCATATACATCATCAAACTGAAGCGCAGATTCTACAGCCTGGGAAACATATTTCTCAGCATTGTAGACGGGAATAATTACAGAAATTTT of the Chryseobacterium aureum genome contains:
- a CDS encoding glycosyltransferase, with the translated sequence MSEKKIKILFRHRSMEMGGVEKVLLSLLNNLNPDKFEMTVCLTLNQGKLRNELPEHIRKIYLTDGKEDFSTHSILQKLQLVKRRLKLRKLKNNPAIADRLINDTFDIEIGMDYRDYDAILNSTHTHSKKIGWFHSEINVPQFQPLVPNILKSFPRFDHMVYCSHKIKDMMHEYYPDLNYPAESVIINPIPIEEIKRKAEEKLDHFPEGPVFVSIGRLHSRKGYHKLIEAHTRLINDGFHHTIIVIGDGGEMKNLKEQAAANNVDKTFILAGNQMNPYPYIKKADYFVLPSESEAWPLVIAEALILQKPIVATNVGDVGLMIKDKETGYLISYDIDEMYKGIKAFLTDPALVLHIRENLRNIESQFDNKKIFDRVENIIETLHKQ
- a CDS encoding glycosyltransferase family 2 protein gives rise to the protein MKFSILIAHYNNALFFKDCFESILQQTYTDWEAVILDDASSESEKKMVQEIIANDKRFRFFENEKNSGVGVTKSKLIELAEGDICGFLDPDDAITPTAIQKCMEIFQAKKDTVLTYSRFMTCDENLKPISPFRSAMQVPNGDPYFFNFPIQIAHFVTFRKSVYEQTEKMNPNLKIGEDQDLYLKMYEKGKVQFINDTNYLYRTHQGGISQNDNKKKSHEYFAQVIFNTMKRRGLSTINGQKIPENYTEAGEIFDLLQYQHQLPFRIKKKIKITLQSIFG
- a CDS encoding acyltransferase produces the protein MLDEILAKIQRRNQISRLKKHPHVSFKGIKLGTGDHIVLHENLKKVTIGSAVSFRNYVHILVEKNATLEIGNNFFMNNFCSINCLDSISIGNNTLFGENVKLYDHNHAYQSHPEFKLFSSEFTTAPIKIGSNCWLGSNVTVLKGVTIGDNCIIGAGCTIHKDIPANTTVINRQDLIFKEH
- a CDS encoding acyltransferase family protein, with product MKISQITFTRFVAAMAIVISHFNKDLFLYKIDYISNLFLRANVGVSYFFILSGFIMIIAYHKKDKIDYLEFYKNRFARIYPLYMLGLVLYFMTRYEMYDWYKLVLYALGVQSWIPGEAMILNFPGWSISVEFFFYLLFPFLYNYFYAKKNKTIWVFAVGLWLITQVFSNLYPVYGAYEGPHTKSHEFLYYFPFWHLNEFLIGNLAGIYFVRNYKERNYDRQVLFLFFLILAALMFVPLFYHNGLMALLFVPAIMMISANNGRISKFFSLKPLEYLGEISYGIYITHIPVLYLVREFLQWQQYTFNIDIVFLIYIIVMLFSSAVFYQCIEKPMRDLLRKIPFEKRLK
- a CDS encoding glycosyltransferase family 2 protein; the protein is MKISVIIPVYNAEKYVSQAVESALQFDDVYEVVLVEDKSPDNALQVCRELAEKYDRVKLYQHPDKGNHGAGASRNLGMEKSEGDFIAFLDADDYYMPNRFDAEKELFPNKEVDGVYGAIGVHYYSEKAKEQYYKVFGDRLTTVYKKHDPKDVFPGQLNMRGTFGLFSIDALTIRKSSLKNMEYFFKTHLRLHQDTEFLFRLSYYLNLYPGILDKAVAVRGVHENNRITKIDAREVKPASTRVVLWKEVNHWAENENTIPDDVKLHIKRVYRSFQIANAPLLKKWGMITKYLFTDYQSIRSGLYNINFRKDLFS